The Psychrosphaera ytuae genome includes a region encoding these proteins:
- a CDS encoding prepilin-type N-terminal cleavage/methylation domain-containing protein — MTNNFKRQQGFTLIELIIVIVILGILAATASPKFLNLQGDAKASTVQGLAASLKSASNIVYSKALVQGKASAQTASTTNPTLNVVYGYPQATTADISAILEISVRDADPSDPAGVEWEIAGNGTNQVRIYPAGDYDGGSAAFNNDDNCYVRYNEATATTPATVQILTDEC, encoded by the coding sequence ATGACAAATAATTTCAAACGCCAGCAAGGTTTCACATTGATCGAACTGATCATTGTAATCGTGATTTTAGGTATCTTAGCGGCTACGGCATCACCTAAATTCCTTAACTTACAAGGTGATGCAAAAGCGTCAACCGTTCAAGGTTTGGCTGCCTCGTTAAAGAGTGCATCAAACATTGTTTACTCAAAAGCGTTAGTTCAGGGTAAAGCAAGTGCCCAGACAGCTTCGACTACCAACCCAACGCTAAATGTAGTTTATGGTTATCCACAAGCTACGACTGCTGATATCAGTGCGATTTTAGAAATTTCAGTGCGTGATGCTGATCCTTCTGACCCTGCAGGTGTTGAATGGGAAATCGCAGGTAACGGTACTAACCAAGTTCGTATCTATCCTGCCGGTGACTACGACGGTGGTTCTGCAGCATTTAACAATGATGACAACTGTTACGTTCGTTACAATGAGGCTACTGCAACAACACCAGCGACGGTACAAATCTTAACTGACGAATGCTAA
- a CDS encoding type IV pilus modification PilV family protein encodes MRARKDYGHFQSQRGFTLVEMVVGITALSVALLLLTGVLVPQAERSTDPWFQVRSAELAQSLMNEINARSFDENSSRTGGQTRCNESSGPACTNIPTTCPTNTSASKSWVEENSRDLYDDVDDFHCFEASGDTITNIEDQALINVYKEFSVSVRVVYAGSDLGLSNQLAKRITVSVTPPRGSIVNYTTYRTNY; translated from the coding sequence ATGCGTGCTCGTAAGGATTATGGCCACTTTCAATCTCAGCGAGGATTCACTTTGGTTGAGATGGTTGTAGGTATAACTGCGCTTTCGGTAGCCCTGTTATTGCTAACAGGGGTGTTAGTACCTCAGGCCGAGCGAAGCACAGACCCTTGGTTTCAAGTTCGTTCTGCAGAGTTAGCGCAATCGCTAATGAATGAAATCAATGCAAGAAGCTTCGATGAAAATTCGTCGCGTACTGGCGGTCAGACTCGTTGTAACGAAAGTAGTGGCCCAGCCTGCACGAATATTCCAACCACTTGTCCTACAAATACCTCAGCATCCAAATCCTGGGTAGAAGAAAATAGTCGTGATCTTTATGATGACGTTGATGACTTTCATTGTTTTGAAGCGTCGGGTGATACTATTACGAATATAGAAGACCAGGCCCTTATAAATGTGTACAAAGAGTTTTCTGTATCAGTGAGAGTTGTCTATGCAGGGTCTGACTTGGGCTTAAGTAATCAACTTGCAAAGCGTATCACTGTGAGTGTCACACCTCCGCGCGGATCGATTGTTAACTATACAACGTATAGGACAAACTATTGA
- a CDS encoding PilW family protein, whose protein sequence is MNIKKQIGFTLIELVAVIVILGVLAIATSKFIVFGTEIYIQATDRQHVLSKSRFLVERITRELRESIPGSIQPNSSGSCIRFIPIKGSGAYRTDSAAVTPPFAPKSGTQLDVVSWNGSYSPGDFIYIYAANFNAVYAPSQSFAVIDSISGSGPEYRFTLNTSSTFAAESPNKRYYTGNKVIIYCIYNGNAYRYVRNAINSFYPPPIFIANLGVLMSEGVTNDLATEPPFRFQEGALYRNSVVNLYLEFNANQNENMFFNQEVHIPNVP, encoded by the coding sequence ATGAATATCAAAAAGCAGATTGGTTTTACTCTGATAGAGTTAGTTGCAGTCATTGTCATCTTGGGCGTTTTGGCTATAGCCACATCTAAGTTTATCGTGTTTGGTACCGAGATTTATATTCAGGCAACCGATCGGCAACATGTATTAAGTAAAAGTCGATTTTTAGTCGAGCGAATTACACGAGAGTTAAGAGAATCCATTCCAGGAAGCATTCAACCAAATTCCAGCGGCAGTTGCATACGTTTTATTCCAATAAAAGGCTCGGGTGCTTATCGCACAGATTCTGCGGCCGTCACTCCACCATTTGCACCTAAATCGGGTACCCAGCTTGATGTTGTAAGCTGGAACGGCAGCTATAGTCCAGGTGACTTTATATATATTTATGCGGCTAATTTTAATGCCGTATATGCACCAAGCCAGTCTTTCGCGGTTATTGATAGTATAAGCGGTTCGGGGCCTGAATATCGATTTACGTTAAATACGTCGAGTACGTTTGCGGCAGAATCTCCCAATAAGCGTTATTACACAGGTAATAAGGTAATTATTTATTGTATATACAATGGTAATGCCTATCGGTATGTCAGAAATGCGATTAACAGTTTTTATCCGCCACCCATCTTTATTGCTAATCTTGGCGTATTAATGTCAGAGGGTGTGACCAATGATTTGGCAACTGAGCCACCGTTTAGGTTCCAAGAGGGCGCGCTATATCGAAACTCTGTAGTGAATTTATATTTAGAGTTTAACGCTAACCAAAACGAAAATATGTTTTTTAACCAAGAGGTGCACATTCCAAATGTCCCTTGA
- a CDS encoding type II secretory pathway component: MSLERSCTYRKKQQGSSLIIAVFIIVVFAILSLSITRTISSSTDQNVNEILGTRALLAADTGTEVVLQQLFPLNTNTHTCNAKRHLYFNTEGLENCSVVVQCQETNVGNNDYFEIVSTGICKAGLSGSSSSPSAADERCLSLEMCVSRTIEVEARK; encoded by the coding sequence ATGTCCCTTGAACGCTCATGCACTTATCGTAAAAAACAACAGGGAAGTAGTCTTATTATCGCAGTGTTTATCATTGTCGTTTTTGCGATTTTGAGTTTGAGCATAACGCGCACTATATCGTCCAGTACGGATCAAAATGTAAATGAGATTTTAGGAACAAGAGCATTGTTAGCCGCAGATACAGGAACGGAAGTGGTATTACAGCAACTATTTCCACTGAATACTAATACTCATACCTGTAATGCAAAGCGGCATCTATACTTTAACACTGAAGGCCTCGAAAATTGCTCTGTCGTAGTTCAGTGCCAAGAAACCAATGTTGGCAACAATGATTATTTTGAAATTGTCAGCACGGGTATATGTAAAGCGGGTTTGTCAGGTAGTTCGTCATCGCCATCTGCAGCAGATGAGCGCTGTTTATCACTAGAGATGTGTGTTAGCCGTACAATAGAAGTTGAAGCGAGGAAGTAA
- a CDS encoding LamG domain-containing protein, translating to MPVVSKIKPLTLTVSSLLFASLPAVAGEGLENAQVTGVQFEYNDTTWAAKNLIDLDTRSRWLSRQQTNDINFLLDSTGDPACFAGFTLQNSRQTTRNIKEFALLATSDDSLANNFGTVGWQPIAANENPTDLLNYLSWAQGARLINFSYEHNANQWAAEHINDGDTSSRWLSRYGGNVLEFNVDADWDNNAGDPINIAEFEFLNYGNDDRSVREFQVEYTPNGIDWFRIETPGSQIGDPGYIFSRTYDGGSLDFVDSAFNATTWSGNNINDGDQNTRWLSRKGNNFLEFSFDPDKDGISGKDGDVNDLFSVNQIRLRNYGNADDRSVRLFQVAYKTPTITSWRKINVPGAVIGEPDYNFALWFHGARLSEVSDQLNTTSWGADNIHDGDQNTRWLAGDFSSRIGFQFDPEENGVFAETSDLFTFERFQIINYGADDRSIDEFQVEVTTATNPTWTPINVPGAAIGDANFNFALVNNGARLVAIDSEYNNSNWSAANLHDGSQKSRWLSLKNNNTLEFAFDLNRDNSVGGVDDEFSFDSFYIQNYGNDDRSIYEFQIQVKTADNNNWRAIRRPGAVVGDPNFNFALQANGGVLTQFDSQVNTTQWAAENLHDGDFTTRWLSNKMANTIDFGFDVDGDGSLSGANDSFELRRIFLQNYGNDDRSVKEFQIYVQTLADSNWQRIEVPGSGAGMPNYNFSLAGHGGTLVAIDSELNNTSWAAKNAHDGDFGTRWLSRNQVNTLEFSFDTNYDGNTGDTINLDTIRLVNYGNDDRSVATFEVEYLNSLGLWIPITQTDGTPVFTANIGFAEQTWVIDELTDVNGIRFKTLTNHGDPTYTGLSEISFSGKTVGPSSTFTAQMSGAGEYFELDPNNYPTGVTAVRFETLTNYGDRSYAGIRELKLLGPSTIETTIFTAQMNGNGETFTLDSDDIPQRVTGVRLNTISNHGDPSYIGAREFKLFGDAVNETTIFRAAMTSAIQRFELDSNDVVDNVTGVRLVTISNHGDPSYIGATEFEVLGPSITETKTFVGQMTASEQTFTLDTEDIPSDVTEFQLITINNYGDPSYIGMREFEVLGNGVTANYTFALPQSTGPHRIVLDSDDRISGAVGVRLKTINNHGDPSYIGLREFKLFGDAEIPNSPTPGAKYKDYIFKGSNTAALQTFEFDSLNAKYLRLHTMTNFDYQAYIEAAEVGLAVGNCATGQWHLDELSWAGTPDEVLDSSSSQLHGKAFGFGNGDGANTNATDPAIPGSPGTCRYGSFDGVDDYVEIPDSEGLDNTPQITLSAWFKADTLNQTNGTNARGLLSKRPSFSNNVSYGIFFLRNGGNELYIDIDRTNNRFKTNTKFNTGQWYHLAVVFDGTLPRDERVAVYVNGVLDGKFREDSTFIPDTVSNFYIGNLYTGLGELKVFDGAIDEVNVLPFAYSQSQVNKLMNQTRPCDAQVDHIRIEHSGSGVSCADHSVTLTACANADCSAIYTGSDISFTLQKNTGGTISDINTYVIDGTTGQLSGASFTDANVGTFAFTGTSAEVATVKCLNTSTGQENCDYNIGSSGFIVTAGNNNVTQSCAANSFTIQAVQASNDPTSGACVPAYAAGDYPLNFNFNYIDPNSSAVINTANANIEGIDHTAGQTGNNQNVTFDGNAQAVIDVDYREAGLISIVVNDANGVLTSTTAQLGFVPSQLTASWADGDANNIAGITEQVVIAGQCSDGTVLQNYRPSGDYQVQAARVAPTDAEIVNANPGVTPNDLETLTVANNTQINPNGNSENVNVVGSPNPQVLNVDYDEAASIQLSFTDNNYLGQSISTASPLSGSFGISHYTASLNTPALGATCGAASYVGQDINWATNPEVTLTAKNAIDGTIEFSDINGYWPFDLSAMTTEFVGNSYTESTSNVNNSVGINNDTMTALELNTTNVDGQRRYQVSNQLVRYNKSATPDVPFDANLDLQINASAFLDVNGVGIKTNAADPVYLPVQFLSITGTELRYGRLKTESTYGSELESLPWRAQIQVYQSSGEWRHNSDDNCSTLTENAVTIDGINRFDVETNPPRYTLDISNAQTFLESFSGVTEVTSNSGFITLPFASPGDKNIGSLNINVDLTSELPFLRWDWNDNASGVFNDSDGDGIDDSLDLTTPQTTITFGRYRGNERIIYKRER from the coding sequence GTGCCTGTTGTTTCAAAAATAAAACCGTTAACCCTTACAGTATCTAGTTTGTTGTTTGCTTCTTTACCCGCTGTAGCCGGTGAGGGCTTGGAAAACGCACAAGTAACGGGTGTTCAGTTTGAATACAATGATACAACGTGGGCAGCAAAAAATTTAATAGACTTAGATACGCGTTCGCGGTGGCTTAGTCGACAACAAACCAACGATATCAATTTCTTATTAGATTCAACAGGGGACCCAGCTTGTTTTGCGGGTTTTACCCTACAAAACAGTCGGCAGACGACTCGCAATATTAAAGAGTTTGCATTACTTGCAACCTCCGACGACAGTTTGGCAAACAACTTTGGAACTGTTGGCTGGCAGCCTATTGCAGCCAATGAAAACCCCACTGATCTGTTAAATTATTTAAGCTGGGCACAAGGTGCGAGGCTGATTAACTTCAGTTACGAGCACAATGCTAATCAATGGGCCGCTGAGCACATCAATGATGGTGACACTAGCTCTCGGTGGTTGTCTCGTTACGGTGGAAACGTATTAGAGTTTAATGTTGATGCAGACTGGGATAACAACGCCGGCGATCCTATCAACATAGCTGAGTTTGAGTTTTTAAACTACGGTAATGACGACCGTTCTGTCAGAGAATTCCAGGTTGAATACACACCTAATGGAATTGATTGGTTCAGGATAGAAACACCTGGTTCGCAAATAGGTGATCCTGGGTATATTTTCTCAAGAACTTACGACGGTGGTTCTCTGGACTTTGTGGACAGTGCCTTTAATGCGACAACTTGGTCTGGCAATAATATCAATGACGGCGACCAAAATACCCGTTGGTTGAGTCGCAAAGGCAATAACTTTTTAGAATTCAGCTTTGATCCAGACAAAGATGGGATATCGGGTAAAGACGGTGACGTAAATGATCTATTTAGTGTCAATCAGATCCGTCTTCGAAATTATGGCAATGCCGATGACCGCTCAGTGCGATTATTCCAAGTTGCATACAAAACGCCAACGATAACCTCATGGCGTAAAATAAATGTTCCTGGCGCGGTAATCGGTGAGCCTGATTACAACTTTGCGCTGTGGTTTCATGGTGCTCGGTTAAGTGAGGTCAGTGATCAATTAAATACGACAAGTTGGGGCGCTGACAACATTCACGACGGAGACCAAAATACTCGTTGGCTTGCTGGTGATTTTAGTAGCCGCATTGGCTTTCAGTTTGACCCTGAAGAAAATGGCGTTTTTGCCGAAACGTCTGATTTATTCACTTTTGAGCGTTTTCAAATCATAAACTACGGTGCTGATGACCGTTCAATTGATGAGTTTCAGGTTGAGGTAACCACAGCTACAAATCCAACGTGGACACCAATAAATGTTCCGGGCGCAGCCATTGGCGATGCTAATTTTAATTTCGCTTTGGTTAACAATGGAGCTCGGTTAGTCGCAATTGACAGTGAGTACAACAATAGTAATTGGTCAGCAGCAAACTTACACGACGGTAGCCAAAAGTCGCGCTGGTTGAGTCTTAAAAACAATAACACCTTGGAGTTCGCGTTTGATCTTAACCGGGATAACAGTGTCGGTGGGGTTGACGATGAATTCAGTTTTGATTCGTTTTATATTCAAAACTACGGCAATGATGACCGCTCTATTTATGAATTCCAAATTCAAGTTAAAACCGCTGATAATAACAATTGGCGAGCAATCCGCCGCCCAGGCGCAGTCGTCGGCGACCCTAATTTTAACTTTGCTCTGCAAGCGAATGGCGGTGTATTAACTCAATTTGACTCTCAAGTTAATACGACTCAGTGGGCTGCTGAGAATCTGCACGATGGTGACTTTACTACTCGTTGGCTCAGCAACAAGATGGCTAACACCATTGATTTTGGTTTTGATGTCGATGGTGACGGCAGTTTATCGGGTGCCAATGATAGTTTTGAGTTAAGAAGAATATTTTTACAAAACTATGGCAACGATGATCGTTCGGTAAAAGAGTTTCAGATTTATGTCCAAACCTTAGCGGATAGTAACTGGCAGCGCATAGAAGTTCCTGGAAGTGGTGCTGGTATGCCAAACTATAACTTTTCTCTAGCTGGCCACGGTGGCACTTTGGTCGCTATAGATTCCGAATTAAACAATACTAGTTGGGCTGCTAAAAACGCACATGACGGTGATTTTGGAACGCGCTGGTTAAGCCGTAATCAAGTAAACACTTTAGAGTTTAGTTTTGATACTAATTACGATGGTAATACAGGCGATACGATTAACCTTGATACGATTCGTTTAGTCAATTATGGCAATGACGATCGCTCAGTCGCAACGTTTGAGGTGGAATACCTTAATAGCCTGGGACTTTGGATCCCTATTACCCAAACAGACGGCACGCCTGTTTTTACCGCTAATATTGGTTTTGCGGAACAGACGTGGGTGATTGATGAGTTAACGGATGTTAACGGAATTCGATTTAAAACTTTAACTAATCACGGTGACCCCACTTACACTGGACTGTCCGAAATTTCTTTTTCAGGCAAAACGGTTGGACCCAGCTCAACATTTACCGCACAGATGTCTGGTGCCGGTGAATACTTCGAATTAGATCCGAATAATTACCCGACAGGGGTAACTGCGGTTCGGTTTGAGACTTTGACTAACTATGGCGACCGCTCTTATGCCGGTATTCGAGAGCTCAAGTTGCTCGGTCCATCAACGATTGAAACAACGATCTTCACGGCTCAAATGAATGGCAATGGTGAAACCTTTACGTTAGACAGTGATGACATTCCGCAGCGAGTAACTGGCGTACGTTTGAATACCATCAGTAATCACGGGGACCCGAGCTATATTGGTGCGAGAGAGTTTAAACTGTTTGGAGACGCGGTTAATGAGACTACTATTTTTAGAGCCGCGATGACGAGCGCGATACAGCGTTTTGAACTCGACTCTAACGATGTGGTTGATAATGTAACAGGCGTGAGATTAGTGACCATCAGTAACCACGGTGATCCTAGTTACATAGGTGCGACGGAGTTTGAGGTGTTGGGCCCGTCAATCACTGAGACCAAAACATTTGTCGGTCAAATGACGGCCTCAGAGCAAACGTTTACGTTAGACACAGAAGACATTCCGTCAGATGTAACCGAGTTTCAATTAATAACCATTAATAACTATGGCGATCCAAGTTATATCGGTATGCGCGAGTTTGAGGTGTTAGGAAATGGTGTGACGGCAAATTATACCTTTGCCTTGCCACAGTCCACAGGACCTCACCGAATCGTACTTGATAGTGACGATCGTATTTCAGGAGCAGTTGGTGTTCGCTTAAAGACGATTAACAACCACGGTGATCCTTCCTATATTGGCCTGCGAGAATTTAAGCTGTTTGGTGATGCTGAAATTCCTAATAGTCCGACCCCAGGTGCAAAATACAAAGATTATATTTTTAAAGGCAGCAACACTGCCGCGTTGCAGACGTTTGAGTTTGATTCGCTAAATGCAAAATATTTGCGTTTGCACACAATGACAAATTTTGATTATCAAGCTTATATTGAAGCTGCCGAGGTTGGGTTGGCAGTTGGTAACTGTGCTACAGGTCAGTGGCATTTAGATGAGTTGAGTTGGGCAGGAACCCCTGACGAAGTGTTAGACAGTTCGAGCTCACAATTGCACGGTAAAGCATTTGGATTTGGCAATGGTGACGGTGCTAATACCAATGCTACCGATCCGGCAATTCCTGGGTCTCCAGGGACTTGTCGCTATGGTAGCTTTGATGGCGTCGATGACTATGTAGAAATACCTGATAGCGAAGGGCTGGACAATACACCTCAGATAACACTGTCGGCGTGGTTCAAAGCTGATACCTTGAACCAGACAAATGGAACCAATGCTCGAGGTTTACTATCGAAGCGACCGTCTTTTTCCAACAATGTTTCGTACGGTATTTTCTTCCTGCGAAATGGCGGAAATGAGCTGTATATAGATATTGATAGAACCAACAATCGCTTCAAAACTAATACAAAATTTAATACCGGGCAGTGGTATCACTTAGCCGTGGTTTTTGATGGAACTTTACCGCGTGATGAGCGAGTTGCAGTTTACGTTAATGGCGTACTAGACGGTAAATTTAGAGAAGATAGCACGTTTATTCCGGATACGGTTTCTAACTTTTATATCGGTAATCTTTATACAGGCTTAGGCGAACTCAAAGTCTTTGATGGTGCAATTGATGAAGTTAATGTTTTGCCATTTGCGTATAGCCAATCGCAAGTTAATAAACTGATGAATCAAACGAGACCGTGTGATGCCCAAGTGGACCATATTCGTATAGAACACTCTGGGTCCGGTGTGTCTTGCGCAGATCATTCAGTGACATTGACGGCATGTGCCAATGCAGACTGCAGTGCAATTTACACAGGTTCGGACATTAGCTTTACGCTGCAAAAAAATACTGGAGGGACCATTTCTGACATCAACACCTATGTGATTGATGGGACGACGGGTCAGTTAAGTGGCGCAAGCTTTACGGATGCAAATGTCGGGACTTTTGCATTCACAGGTACGTCAGCTGAGGTGGCTACAGTGAAGTGTTTGAATACGTCGACAGGACAAGAAAACTGTGACTATAACATTGGCTCAAGTGGCTTCATTGTTACAGCTGGTAATAATAATGTGACTCAATCCTGTGCTGCTAATAGCTTTACTATTCAGGCTGTACAAGCGTCTAATGATCCAACTTCAGGAGCATGTGTGCCGGCATATGCGGCAGGTGATTATCCGCTTAACTTCAACTTTAATTACATTGACCCCAATAGTTCAGCTGTCATTAACACTGCGAACGCGAATATTGAGGGCATTGATCATACAGCTGGGCAAACGGGCAACAATCAAAATGTTACTTTTGATGGTAATGCGCAAGCCGTTATTGATGTGGACTATCGTGAGGCGGGTCTGATCTCAATTGTTGTTAATGACGCCAATGGAGTCTTAACCAGCACGACTGCACAACTTGGTTTTGTACCGTCTCAGTTAACTGCAAGCTGGGCTGACGGTGATGCGAATAATATCGCGGGAATCACCGAACAAGTTGTCATCGCAGGTCAATGCAGCGACGGTACGGTACTTCAAAACTATCGTCCTTCTGGTGACTATCAAGTTCAGGCTGCACGTGTTGCACCTACAGATGCAGAGATAGTGAACGCCAATCCAGGAGTTACACCTAACGATCTGGAGACTCTGACGGTTGCCAATAACACACAAATAAATCCAAATGGGAACAGTGAGAATGTCAACGTTGTAGGGTCACCAAACCCACAGGTGCTTAACGTCGATTACGATGAAGCTGCGAGTATACAACTGAGCTTTACGGACAATAATTACTTAGGGCAGTCCATTTCTACCGCTTCACCACTTTCTGGAAGTTTTGGTATAAGTCACTACACAGCTTCGTTAAATACACCGGCTCTTGGTGCAACTTGCGGTGCTGCCAGTTATGTTGGGCAAGATATCAATTGGGCGACTAACCCAGAAGTTACATTAACAGCCAAAAACGCAATTGACGGAACCATTGAGTTTTCTGATATCAATGGATATTGGCCATTTGATTTGAGTGCTATGACGACTGAGTTTGTCGGTAATAGTTATACCGAGTCAACATCAAACGTGAACAACAGCGTCGGTATTAATAACGACACTATGACAGCGTTAGAGCTTAATACAACAAACGTAGATGGTCAGAGACGTTATCAGGTTTCTAATCAGCTGGTCAGATACAATAAGTCGGCAACACCTGATGTACCGTTTGACGCTAATTTAGACCTTCAGATCAATGCCTCTGCATTTTTAGATGTTAATGGGGTTGGAATAAAGACAAATGCGGCTGATCCGGTGTATTTACCGGTGCAGTTCTTGTCTATAACTGGAACTGAACTTCGTTACGGCAGATTAAAAACCGAAAGTACCTATGGCTCTGAACTGGAAAGTTTACCATGGCGTGCACAAATTCAGGTCTATCAATCATCAGGTGAATGGCGCCATAACAGTGATGATAATTGTTCTACCTTGACTGAAAATGCAGTGACGATTGATGGCATCAATCGATTTGATGTCGAAACCAATCCACCGAGATATACCCTAGATATAAGTAATGCCCAGACATTTTTAGAGAGCTTTTCGGGAGTCACAGAGGTGACATCAAACAGTGGTTTTATAACCCTGCCATTTGCTAGCCCAGGCGACAAGAACATTGGTAGTCTTAACATCAACGTCGATTTAACTAGCGAATTACCGTTTTTGCGTTGGGATTGGAATGATAATGCCTCAGGCGTATTCAACGATTCAGATGGTGATGGGATTGACGATTCATTAGATCTAACTACGCCTCAAACGACAATAACATTCGGTCGTTATCGAGGTAATGAAAGGATTATTTACAAACGGGAACGTTAG
- a CDS encoding rod shape-determining protein, with the protein MFKNLRGMFSNDLSIDLGTANTLIYVKEQGIVLNEPSVVAIRQERAGGPKSVASVGGEAKRMLGRTPGNIKAIRPMKDGVIADFYVTEKMLQHFIKQVHSNNFLRPSPRVLVCVPCGATQVEQRAIRESALGAGAREVFLIEEPMAAAIGAGLPVSEATGSMVVDIGGGTTEVAIISLNGVVYSSSVRIGGDRFDEAIINYVRRNFGSLIGEATAERIKQEIGFAYPSQDVKELEVRGRNLAEGVPRSFTLNSNEILEALQEPLSGIVSAVMVALEQSPPELASDISERGMVLTGGGALLRDLDRLLMEETGIPVIIADDPLTCVARGGGKALEMIDVHGGDVFSYE; encoded by the coding sequence ATGTTTAAGAATCTGCGCGGTATGTTTTCAAACGATTTGTCGATCGACCTAGGAACGGCAAATACTCTCATCTATGTAAAAGAACAGGGTATCGTACTTAACGAGCCTTCTGTTGTTGCAATTCGTCAAGAACGTGCAGGCGGCCCAAAAAGCGTTGCCTCAGTTGGTGGCGAAGCAAAACGCATGCTAGGTCGTACTCCAGGTAACATCAAAGCAATTCGCCCAATGAAAGACGGTGTAATTGCGGATTTCTACGTAACTGAAAAAATGTTACAGCACTTCATCAAACAAGTTCACAGCAACAACTTTTTGCGTCCAAGTCCTCGTGTTTTGGTTTGTGTGCCTTGTGGTGCGACACAAGTAGAGCAACGAGCAATTCGTGAGTCGGCTTTAGGTGCAGGCGCGCGTGAAGTATTTTTGATTGAAGAGCCAATGGCAGCGGCAATCGGTGCAGGTTTACCTGTATCAGAAGCAACGGGCTCAATGGTTGTTGACATCGGTGGTGGTACAACAGAAGTTGCTATCATTTCACTAAATGGTGTGGTGTATTCATCTTCAGTACGAATCGGTGGTGACCGCTTTGACGAAGCTATTATCAATTACGTTCGTCGTAACTTTGGTAGCTTAATTGGTGAAGCAACCGCAGAGCGTATTAAGCAAGAAATTGGTTTTGCTTACCCATCACAAGATGTAAAAGAGTTAGAAGTTCGTGGCCGTAACTTAGCTGAAGGTGTGCCTCGCTCATTTACGCTAAACTCAAACGAGATCCTAGAAGCGCTTCAAGAGCCGTTATCAGGTATCGTAAGTGCGGTAATGGTCGCACTTGAGCAATCTCCACCAGAACTGGCATCGGATATTTCTGAGCGCGGTATGGTATTAACAGGTGGTGGTGCCTTGTTACGTGATTTAGACCGTTTGTTGATGGAAGAAACAGGTATCCCAGTTATCATCGCTGATGATCCGCTTACGTGTGTTGCTCGTGGTGGTGGTAAAGCGCTTGAAATGATAGACGTTCACGGTGGTGACGTTTTCAGCTACGAGTAA
- the mreC gene encoding rod shape-determining protein MreC, with product MNPIFGSGPALSLRFAIVFVLSLVAMTVDVYTESSRQIRSTLTSIVAPIQYLADLPQEVFEATAKYGASKQRLLDENERLQKVQLEQSEKLQKYNMLVAENARLRALLDTNIRVDAKKAIAEIMSVASHPYSHNVVIDKGTSDDVFEGQPVLDHEGVVGQVVSAGNNTARVILLTDQTHAVPIRVLRNDITGILSGTGDINLMTLNNVPHDTDIKIGDQLITSGLGGVFPDGYPVATVVNVKADLSKPFLDILATPAAQVNRLKHVLLLWPRPGQADVNKGVIND from the coding sequence ATGAATCCGATTTTTGGCTCAGGCCCAGCATTATCTTTGCGATTTGCAATTGTGTTTGTACTTAGCCTTGTTGCTATGACGGTGGATGTCTACACCGAAAGCTCTCGACAGATTAGAAGTACCCTGACTAGTATTGTTGCACCTATTCAATATCTTGCTGATTTACCACAAGAAGTATTTGAGGCGACAGCAAAATACGGGGCGAGTAAACAACGTTTACTTGATGAAAATGAACGCCTGCAAAAGGTACAGTTAGAGCAGAGCGAAAAACTACAAAAGTATAATATGCTGGTGGCGGAAAACGCTCGACTCAGAGCGTTACTCGACACCAATATTCGAGTTGATGCGAAAAAAGCCATCGCCGAAATAATGTCTGTTGCAAGTCACCCTTACTCACACAATGTGGTCATCGATAAAGGAACCTCGGACGATGTCTTTGAGGGGCAACCGGTACTTGATCACGAAGGTGTTGTAGGACAGGTTGTATCTGCTGGTAATAATACCGCGCGTGTTATTCTATTAACCGATCAAACCCACGCGGTTCCAATTCGAGTCCTACGCAATGACATTACAGGGATTTTAAGTGGAACGGGGGATATCAATTTAATGACGTTAAACAATGTCCCGCACGATACGGATATTAAAATTGGCGATCAGCTCATCACCTCAGGCTTAGGTGGTGTTTTTCCTGATGGTTATCCGGTAGCAACAGTCGTCAACGTAAAGGCTGATTTGAGCAAACCTTTCTTAGATATTTTAGCGACACCTGCGGCACAAGTTAATCGCCTCAAACACGTCTTGTTATTGTGGCCACGACCAGGTCAAGCTGATGTTAACAAAGGAGTGATTAATGACTAA